The Mytilus galloprovincialis chromosome 4, xbMytGall1.hap1.1, whole genome shotgun sequence genome contains a region encoding:
- the LOC143073057 gene encoding uncharacterized protein LOC143073057, which translates to MKIHSLPVDSTQSTTFFGPKCLGMTRFTKLTGGQRKRPEESTKWEDLKKNQQNTDRSSETRQRNYGRASSEIHHRQGASCGKSRDGFKLKKFGFSDEKEKELFTMLKKETRSDNRRVKRIKKKQDEKVCYNCREPGHNMSECPTAKKDIEHGTGICFKCGSTEHSSSSCRVKVKPGDFPYAKCFICGETGHLSKQCPDNPKGLYPMGGCCKECGSVEHYVKDCPEAHAKLGIDSVTLPTLDNFTSADAEEELVDVRPQTVKKKVPKMVKF; encoded by the exons GTATGACAAGATTTACTAAATTAACTGGTGGTCAAAGAAAGAGACCCGAAGAATCAACTAAATGGGAAGATCTAAAGAAAAATCAGCAAAACACTGACAGAAGTAGTGAAACAAGGCAAAGAAATTATGGGCGAGCAAGTTCAGAGATTCATCACAGACAAGGTGCTAGTTGTGGGAAATCCAGAGAcggttttaaattgaaaaaatttgGATTTAGTGATGAAAAGGAAAAAGAGTTATTTACCATGTTAAAGAAGGAGACAAGAAGTGACAACAGGAGGGtgaaaagaataaagaaaaaacaagacGAAAAG GTTTGTTATAACTGTAGGGAGCCAGGCCACAATATGTCTGAGTGTCCAACAGCAAAAAAAGATATTGAACACGGAACAGGAATATGCTTTAAATGCGGGTCTACAGAACACTCTTCTAGTTCATGTAGAGTTAAAGTTAAGCCAG GAGATTTTCCCTATGCTAAATGTTTTATTTGTGGAGAGACAGGCCATTTATCTAAACAGTGTCCTGACAATCCTAAAGGATTATATCCTATGG GAGGTTGCTGTAAAGAATGCGGGTCAGTGGAACATTATGTGAAAGATTGTCCAGAAGCACATGCCAAACTGG GAATAGACAGTGTCACACTTCCCACACTAGACAACTTCACAAGTGCTGATGCAGAGGAAGAGTTGGTTGATGTTAGACCACAGACTGTCAAAAAAAAAGTTCCTAAAATGGTTAAATTCTGA